From Granulicella sp. WH15, the proteins below share one genomic window:
- a CDS encoding ThuA domain-containing protein, which yields MKKVMLQLFVAVLCLLTLPAWAAPPRIHVMILDGESAATYHNWRVTTQVLKKELEEVGFFDVDVLTAPPAGGDFSSFKPEWSKYQVIVFNYDAPDDRWSADIKTSFETYIKNGGGLVTVHASDNAFPGWVAFNEMIGVGGWRKRDENAGPHWFYKDGKLASDPGPGKAGHHGLRKPFLMTERTPEHPIMKGLPKTWMHQNDELYDNLRGPGKNMTVLATAYSDPANSGTGLDEPMLMVLSYGKGRIFHTAYGHDAFALSSIDAVVTFQRGVEWAATGKVTQKLPTTFPTSNTVSYRSDLAAMDPNSVKGANPLDTPAKAK from the coding sequence ATGAAGAAGGTTATGCTACAGCTCTTTGTCGCAGTGCTCTGTCTGTTGACTCTTCCGGCGTGGGCGGCTCCCCCCCGCATCCATGTGATGATCCTCGATGGCGAGAGCGCCGCCACCTATCACAACTGGCGCGTGACCACGCAGGTGCTGAAGAAGGAGCTGGAAGAAGTCGGCTTCTTCGACGTGGATGTACTCACAGCGCCACCAGCCGGTGGCGACTTCAGCAGCTTCAAGCCCGAGTGGAGCAAGTACCAGGTCATCGTCTTCAACTACGATGCTCCGGATGATCGCTGGTCGGCCGATATCAAGACATCGTTCGAGACCTACATCAAGAACGGCGGGGGCTTGGTCACGGTTCACGCCTCCGACAATGCGTTCCCCGGCTGGGTGGCCTTCAATGAGATGATCGGCGTGGGCGGCTGGCGTAAGCGCGACGAGAATGCGGGGCCGCACTGGTTCTACAAGGACGGGAAGCTGGCATCGGACCCCGGACCCGGCAAGGCGGGCCACCACGGCCTGCGCAAGCCCTTCCTGATGACCGAGAGAACCCCCGAGCACCCGATCATGAAGGGTCTTCCGAAGACGTGGATGCACCAGAACGATGAGTTGTACGACAACCTGCGCGGCCCCGGCAAGAACATGACCGTTCTCGCGACCGCCTACTCGGACCCCGCCAACTCCGGCACGGGGTTGGACGAGCCGATGCTGATGGTGCTGAGCTACGGCAAGGGACGTATCTTTCACACGGCCTATGGCCACGACGCGTTCGCGCTCAGCTCGATCGATGCCGTCGTAACATTCCAGCGCGGCGTGGAGTGGGCGGCAACCGGCAAGGTCACGCAGAAGCTGCCGACGACCTTCCCCACGTCCAACACGGTCAGCTACCGTTCGGATCTGGCGGCTATGGACCCCAACTCGGTCAAGGGTGCCAATCCTCTGGACACTCCCGCTAAGGCAAAATAG
- a CDS encoding sugar phosphate isomerase/epimerase — protein sequence MKTMKGPGIFLAQFAGDAAPFNTLDSIAAWASDLGYKGVQIPAWDARLFDLKLAAESADYCNDLLATLSKHGLELTELSTHLQGQLVAVHPAYDALFDTFAPVSVHGNPSARQAWAVEQLHFAAKASKNLGVKQHATFSGALAWPYLYPWPQRPQGLVETAFGELAKRWKPILDVFDANGVDLCFEIHPGEDLHDGASFEMFLDLLHGHPRCNLLFDPSHFVLQQLDYLHYIDLYHSRIKMFHVKDAEFNPTGRQGVYGGFQSWVNRAGRFRSLGDGQVDFSSIFSKLTQYGFDGWAVMEWECCIKSAQQGAFEGAPFIQSHIIEAAQSTFDDFAGASVDKVAINKLLGLKAEE from the coding sequence ATGAAGACGATGAAGGGGCCAGGCATCTTTCTGGCACAGTTCGCAGGCGATGCAGCTCCATTCAATACTCTGGACTCGATCGCAGCGTGGGCGTCAGACCTGGGCTACAAGGGCGTGCAGATTCCCGCCTGGGACGCTCGCCTGTTCGACCTGAAGCTCGCGGCGGAGAGCGCCGACTACTGCAATGACTTGCTTGCCACCCTCAGCAAGCACGGGCTTGAGCTAACGGAGCTGTCGACGCACCTGCAAGGTCAGCTGGTCGCCGTGCATCCGGCCTACGATGCCCTCTTCGACACCTTCGCGCCCGTCTCCGTCCACGGCAATCCCTCCGCGCGCCAGGCCTGGGCTGTGGAGCAACTCCACTTTGCCGCGAAGGCCTCGAAGAACCTCGGTGTGAAGCAGCACGCGACCTTCTCGGGCGCGCTGGCGTGGCCGTATCTTTATCCTTGGCCGCAGCGTCCGCAGGGATTGGTAGAGACGGCTTTTGGTGAGCTGGCCAAGCGCTGGAAGCCCATCCTCGACGTCTTCGACGCCAACGGAGTGGACCTCTGCTTCGAGATTCACCCCGGCGAAGACCTGCACGACGGAGCCTCCTTTGAGATGTTCCTCGATCTTCTCCACGGGCACCCGCGCTGCAACCTTCTCTTCGATCCTAGCCACTTCGTCCTGCAGCAGCTCGACTACCTCCACTACATTGACCTGTACCACTCGCGCATCAAGATGTTCCACGTCAAAGATGCCGAGTTCAACCCGACTGGCCGTCAGGGTGTCTACGGCGGCTTCCAGTCCTGGGTCAACCGCGCTGGCCGCTTCCGCTCCCTCGGCGATGGTCAGGTGGACTTCAGCTCCATCTTCTCCAAGCTGACCCAGTACGGCTTCGACGGCTGGGCCGTCATGGAGTGGGAGTGCTGTATCAAGAGCGCGCAGCAGGGAGCCTTTGAGGGCGCGCCGTTCATCCAGAGCCACATCATCGAGGCCGCACAGTCGACCTTCGACGACTTTGCCGGAGCGAGCGTAGACAAGGTGGCAATCAACAAGCTGCTGGGCCTGAAGGCGGAGGAGTAA